A genomic window from Prunus persica cultivar Lovell chromosome G2, Prunus_persica_NCBIv2, whole genome shotgun sequence includes:
- the LOC18785403 gene encoding vacuolar protein sorting-associated protein 26A — protein sequence MNYLIGAFKPSCNISITFSDAKTRKQVPLKKESGQAVLVPLFQSQENISGKISIEPIQGKKVEHNGVKVELLGQIEMYFDRGNFYDFTSLVRELDVPGELYEKKTYPFEFSTVEMPYETYNGVNVRLRYVLKVTVSRGYAGSIVEYQDFVVRNYSPPPSINNSIKMEVGIEDCLHIEFEYNKSKYHLKDVIIGKIYFLLVRIKIKNMDLEIRRRESTGSGPSTHVETETLAKFELMDGAPVRGESIPIRLFLSPYELTPTHRNINNKFSVKYYLNLVLVDEEDRRYFKQQEITIYRLQETS from the exons ATG AATTACTTAATCGGAGCATTCAAACCATCCTGCAACATTTCAATCACATTTTCTGATGCAAAAACTCGGAAGCAG GTCCccttaaagaaagaaagtggcCAAGCAGTGTTGGTCCCACTTTTTCAAAGTCAAGAAAACATTTCTGGGAAG ATTTCTATAGAACCAATTCAAGGGAAGAAGGTTGAACACAATGGAGTCAAAGTTGAGCTCCTCGGGCAAAtcg AGATGTACTTTGACAGAGGCAACTTTTATGACTTTACTTCCCTCG TTCGTGAACTTGATGTTCCTGGAGAGTTAtatgagaagaaaacataTCCTTTTGAGTTTTCTACAGTTGAAATGCCATATGAGACTTACAACGGGGTGAATGTGAGACTTAG GTATGTTCTGAAAGTGACAGTTAGTCGTGGTTATGCTGGTAGCATAGTGGAATACCAGGATTTTgtg GTTCGCAACTATTCCCCACCTCCTTCTATTAACAATAGCATCAAG ATGGAAGTGGGAATCGAGGATTGTCTGCATATTGAGTTTGAGTACAACAAGAGCAA GTACCATTTGAAAGATGTTATTATTGGCAAGATATACTTCCTTCTTGTAAGaatcaaaataaagaatatgGATCTGGAGATCAGGCGTCGAGAGTCAACAGGGTCGGGGCCTAGTACCCATGTTGAGACAGAGACACTTGCTAAGTTTGAGTTGATGGATGGTGCTCCAGTCAGAG GGGAATCAATTCCCATTAGATTGTTTCTTAGCCCTTACGAACTGACACCAACACATCGCAACATCAATAACAAATTCAGCGTGAAGTATTATTTGAATCTTGTTCTGGTTGATGAAGAGGACAGACGGTATTTCAAGCAGCAAGAGATCACTATATACAGGCTTCAGGAGACTTCATGA